The DNA region AGTATTTGTGTTTAAccaactttaattaaaatgtttccctttttaaataatattcgTATCAGGAAAGacgattttttatttatttattatttaatggATATAATTAAAGGCCGTTTTTCcttatcattaaaatatttgtgtttaaccaactttaattaaaatttttacattttttaataatattcgTATCGGGAAAGACAAATTTTCCCAATATTGATATTAATGAATTCCTTTGATTAGCATTTTAATGAGCCACCACCCAGTGAGATAGATCCTTGCTGATGCTTCCAATGATTCCAGATGGCTGGATTTATCCGGGCAATCATAGCGCCAGCTTATGTCTCCATTTACGGACTTTGGtcgatgggcgatgggcgatgCAAATGCTCCTGCCATTGAATGCATTATTTTTCCAGCTTATACCATGGAGACCGGCCACTTGGGCAGTGTGCTTGACCTTGGTCCGTTGCCGATGCCACGATGGCCTGCCTCGCTTCCCGTTGCCATGGCATCGAGTGGCTTTTGTGGGGGAAATATGGCAGAACATTTGTCTGCGGACCGGCAAGCAGTGCAGTGCGCTTATCAAATATCGTGTAATATAAATGTCCTGCTGGCTCTGCGCGTAGACACGCATAAAGGTAGTTAGCATGGAGAGGAAGCGGAAGTGGAGAAAGTGAAAGGCATTTCCGCTGACGAAACCGAACCGAGCGAAGCGAGCGAGTCGAGCACAAAAAGCACAATACAAAGCGAACAAAAAGGTAATCATCTAAGCGCTATGGGTGCCCAAAGTAGGCGgcaaaaactgaaacaaatGAGTCCCTATAAATACACACGTAGCAATGCCCCCCATTCACATGCCTTATACCTCATTCCTCATTCCACATGCCccatttcgcatttcccaCTTTCCCGGCACCGCCAACCATTTATCCACCCGGATCCAAAGTTATAGCAAGTCAGTGAGCAAAGAATGAGAACTTTTTGCTatgtgagtgtgggtgtgggtgtctGGGTATTTTGTGTCTGTGACacaatgaaaaatgcaaagcGCAAATGAGTTGAAAACTTTGCCATAAGTTTCCGTGCGTACGACGTGCAATCGCAAAATTAAAGTCGACTTTTAGGCGTCTTACAAAATCTGGGAACTTTGCACAACAGATACTCGTAGGACATTACAACAAGGCCCATTTTAAGTGGGTACATTAGCTGGCACTCAAAATTCTGTCAAACAGAATATTTCTGGAGCCTTTTGCATTTTGGCTTGTTGAAAATACTACAGACTTTAAGCACCAGTGTATGTGTACCATAGGAAAAAAGCTTTTAGtgtttaaattgaaaaatcaaaactaataaatttgCATGAATAAATGGTACAATTTCCTTCACTTATTTCTGGCACGCTCTAGAACTTGCGGAGGAAAAAACCCAAGTACACCTTCCTCTAAAGAGCATCTAATTATCGCCTTACAAAGTgcttaaattttcaaaacGTGGAATCTGTCCcgaaaacatttttggggAATGGGCTGTTTATCAGTGACAAGCCGAGGGCAAAAGAGACATGGGACTTACAGCCGCTTTTCGCGGAGGTTTCCTGCGACCAAAAGTGAGTGGGACCCACAATCTGGTTGTGCTGCAAAATGTTAAGCAAACATTGGTACGCGGAAACGCAaatattatttgcattttactCGACTGGTTTTTaatgtgcaaaataaatatcaacGCCTACGAACAAGTGTGCTACCAGATTAGAGGTCCGATTCCGTCTTCTTGGCAGCCAACTTTTGCAGCAAAGTCAAGAAGCTAAAGGCCTGCGTTATAACCTGAAACCCAAATTGTCCtttcaaattaaatggttaGTTTATAAAAGAAGAAAGGATTTTCTTACCGATCTTAGGCGATTCACATCCATCACATAAAACTTGCCGGCCGTCACGTGAACTGCCCGTCGACTATTAACCAGGAAGATGAGGATGTCCTGGCGAATGAAGGGGGCGTGCTGCCACCACGCGCCCCTCCAAAAGGCGTCGCCAGATCGAATGCTATGCCGACTGAGGAGTTCGCCGCAATAGGTGAACATCAGGAGCTCGAAGATGGTCAGTCCCAAGTACTGCAGCTGGTTAACAATCCGCAGGACCTCCCGAGTACCCGAAACGCCCACAAAGACCAGCAAGCAAAGCTGGATGGTGATCTGCAGGGACTTGACCAGACAATATGGGCTGAATAGGTTCTCCAGCTCCTGGGCACAGTGCAGGATGAAGCGATGCAAGCGAACGCATTCCACCAAGGCGTTGTGGAATGCATTGCCCTGGCCAGGACATTTTCGTCCTGCCGACATCCTTAGCAGATCCGTCGGGTGCTCCTGCAGCAGAGCGTACTGATTTAATTCCCGGGTCGCGTCTCCCAGCAGCAACTCCTCTTGCAGCAAACtaatataaacaagagagaacgctatagtcgagttccccgactatctgatacccgttactcagcgggTGGAAGTgcaatttccacactgacaggggtgcggggtgtggtGTAACACTATAAATgctaaacataaataatatgaaagataatattaaaacaataaattctAAACTTAATGCTTTCGTTTggaaaccaaacaaaatataccttaaataaataacactaTAGGTACTCttcaatataaaattataatcattagttttaatagtttaattaaaacattggtcttgtaaatcaaaaataagattatttttttcaaaacttCAAGAAATATCGGGTATTGGTACGGGtggtaaaaataaataaaaaaaataatttttttttttattgatgaaaaataatcaatatttttaatcgaTAAATAAAAGTAGTTGTCCGAGGGaggaatgtcatacctcggTGAATTCGTAACCAAAATCCCTATCCTCCCGTgttaaaaaaggaaattctaatttttgacattttttttaataaaaaaaaaaaaataagattatttcttttaaaactTCAAGAGACAAGAAAATTTCGGGTGTGcggtgcggggtgcggggggttactctatgagtaacgggtataaaaaggcaCTGGTATTAACTAACTAAAAGTATGCATCTGGCCACAAAGGTTGCAGCTCagaaagtataaaaaaagaacaaacaaaagttgaattaattaattcacttaaggttgcagctgcaactcGTACACAAAACAAGCTGCAAAAACGGAAAGTTTAGAATTAAATGACTGTCGAACAAATACCAACCTTAGGCCATTTATAGACTCCCCGGCCAGCAGCTTGGAATGGGCATCCAGGTTCTTCAGGCTGCAGTAGAGCACATCGAACTGgcccaggagcagcaggcTCAAGGTGACGAAAAGGGAGCCCCCGAATGAAAATGTCATGCCCACGAGGATCTGGCCGAAAAGTTGTGTGGCATACACCGCCGAATATGTGACGGGTCCCAGGGCATCGAAGGGATACCAACAATGGAGCGGCAGCATACGGATGCCCATCATCAATGGCGAAACGCCCCAGAATATCACGCCCAGCAGGCAGGACATCATCCACGCCAGCGTAAAGTTCCTGGACATCCTGTAGGCCGCATGGCCACTCACAAAGGTCACACCAGCCAGCGAATGATGGCGATACTCCCGGTTCATGTGATCCATGTAGGCCAAAAGGCGCCTGGAGCGCAAGCACCAGTAGATGGAGCCGTAGCCCGTAAAAAAGTATATTATGGTCATGGTGAGGGCATCGGTTATGGCCTGCAGCTCCCCCGTCGGCAGGACATCCAGTGTGGTTTTGGTGAACAGGACACCCAAATGCAGCGACGTAAAAATCACCATGGAACAATATGCCTTGGCCAGCACTTGGCCCATCATTTCCAGCCGCTTCGGCCACCATTTGGGCAACCGCGGAGATGGCCGCGTGCCTATCGCCAACTGTTGTCTCATTAGCAGGCGGAAGAGGTTCGATTCCCTAGCCGGATCCAGGCTAATATCATACCTGATGTCCGCATTGACATTGCCGTGGAACTGAAGACTGGCCATCGACTGAAATTCGGGTGCCCAATCGAACTGCTTATGGACTCCCAGAGTCTTTTGGGGCTCCTATTTAAAGGACCCGGAATTTATGCATTAATGagtttttaaaagttttccccCACCGAATATGGCAAGGTGTCTGGCTGGGCGTGGCTCATAATTAACAGACTTAATGCCTAATTGCTTCTAAAAGGCAAAGTTGGCGAATATTTCGAAATATATAGCTCAATTTGATCACGAAGTGttcttataaattataatttacaaTGGGTTCAAGGATATAGCAAAAATCGATGCTTTCTTCGCTTCTGTTTATACTCAATAATGAATAATGATGTCTAGATAAATCtggtaaattaatttatttaggGAAAAGATCGGAAAAGTTtctcaaatattttgaaacGTTATATTTTAGCTCgaaattcattttatataGAAAATTATACAACTTATTAGAACTATCATTCAACCTTTAATAATACCCATGCAATGTGTAATTTCATTCGTTTTTCCAGCAAATGCCAAGTAGGATCAACAACCATTTAATAACCATATTTACCCTCTTTATACATTGTTTTCTTTAATGCAAACCCGAAACCACAAGCAATTGACTTCTATACATATGCGTCGCTATTTCCAGTGAGCTGTCCTCTCCTACGCATTTTTGCATTACAGACATGCGAAATTGCGGATAACGTCAAACTTGACCTTCGTGACAGAAATATCCCTAAGTATAATTGCCGCGCACTTTGCATTTATTGAATATGAACGTAAAAATCCATAAGTCGTATTACGAATGCCTAATTGCCCCCAGACCTTCGAGGCATGCCACTTTCCACATTCGAGAATCGGCATTGAGGAATCAAGAAAGGAGCTCGGGTGA from Drosophila santomea strain STO CAGO 1482 chromosome 3R, Prin_Dsan_1.1, whole genome shotgun sequence includes:
- the LOC120452263 gene encoding putative odorant receptor 85e — its product is MASLQFHGNVNADIRYDISLDPARESNLFRLLMRQQLAIGTRPSPRLPKWWPKRLEMMGQVLAKAYCSMVIFTSLHLGVLFTKTTLDVLPTGELQAITDALTMTIIYFFTGYGSIYWCLRSRRLLAYMDHMNREYRHHSLAGVTFVSGHAAYRMSRNFTLAWMMSCLLGVIFWGVSPLMMGIRMLPLHCWYPFDALGPVTYSAVYATQLFGQILVGMTFSFGGSLFVTLSLLLLGQFDVLYCSLKNLDAHSKLLAGESINGLSLLQEELLLGDATRELNQYALLQEHPTDLLRMSAGRKCPGQGNAFHNALVECVRLHRFILHCAQELENLFSPYCLVKSLQITIQLCLLVFVGVSGTREVLRIVNQLQYLGLTIFELLMFTYCGELLSRHSIRSGDAFWRGAWWQHAPFIRQDILIFLVNSRRAVHVTAGKFYVMDVNRLRSVITQAFSFLTLLQKLAAKKTESDL